Proteins from one Falco naumanni isolate bFalNau1 chromosome 2, bFalNau1.pat, whole genome shotgun sequence genomic window:
- the CDX2 gene encoding homeobox protein CDX-2: MYVSYLLEKDGPMYPGPVRHSGGLNLAAQNFVGAPQYADYGGYHVNLDSAQSPGPAWPAPYAAPLRDDWGAYGQGAPPAAGAVHGLNGGSPAAAMAYSPADYHHHHPHAHHHAGPAPHCSAGVMQPVNAASAAAAAPEPLSPGGQRRGLCEWMRKPAQPPLSSQVKTRTKDKYRVVYTDHQRLELEKEFHYSRYITIRRKAELASSLGLSERQVKIWFQNRRAKERKINKKKLQQAQPCGAEPLSPGAPLQGPTAGAAAAGLGPAAPQ, encoded by the exons ATGTACGTGAGCTACCTCCTGGAGAAGGACGGGCCCATGTACCCCGGCCCGGTGCGACACTCGGGGGGGCTCAACCTGGCGGCGCAGAACTTCGTGGGCGCCCCGCAGTACGCGGACTACGGCGGCTACCATGTGAACCTCGACAGCGCCCAgtcccccggcccggcctggcccGCGCCCTacgccgccccgctccgcgaCGACTGGGGCGCCTACGGACAAGgggcgccgccggccgccggcGCCGTCCACGGCCTCAACGGCGGttcccccgccgccgccatggccTACAGCCCCGCCgactaccaccaccaccacccgcACGCCCACCACCacgccggccccgcgccccacTGCTCCGCCGGGGTCATGCAGCCCGTCAACgccgccagcgccgccgccgccgcccccgagCCGCTCTCccccggcgggcagcgccgcggccTCTGCGAGTGGATGAGGAAGCCGGCGCAGCCCCCGCTCAGCAGCCAGG TTAAAACCAGGACGAAAGACAAGTACCGCGTCGTGTACACCGACCACCAGcggctggagctggagaaggagtTTCACTACAGCCGCTACATCACCATCAGGAGGAAAGCGGAGCTGGCCTCCAGCCTGGGGCTGTCGGAGAGACAG GTGAAAATCTGGTTCCAGAACAGGCGGGCGAAGGAGAGGAAGATCAACAagaagaagctgcagcaggcGCAGCCCTGCGGCGCGgagcccctcagccccggcGCCCCGCTACAGGGTCCCACtgcgggggcggccgccgccgggctgggccccgccgccccgcagtGA